From Carassius auratus strain Wakin chromosome 22, ASM336829v1, whole genome shotgun sequence, a single genomic window includes:
- the LOC113040192 gene encoding R3H domain-containing protein 1-like isoform X5: MSESSLDTRSCDVMKVLESDAPHMAEPIASLNDLQHGPQNNGTHTQECVTDQSSSHQTQLGQSAQTNKRSKSNGKLKLVRSLAVCEEPSPPPLRELTHEQEKIHIELSQSFEKDETSIKNEDSEKISEKPEKTDPLSKKTLSRDPSQDYTDSTGVNLHEFLVNTLKNNPRDRMMLLKLEQEILDFISNIESQKRKFPPMTSYHRMLLHRVAAYFGLDHNVDQTGKSVIINKTSNTRIPDQKFSEHIKDDKTDDFQKRYILKRDNSSLDQDDGRLRMRLKDDRRSKSIEEREEEYQRARDRIFAQDGQEHFPFDKRIQEDVSYINTQERRQIFRLRDGHSGNSRQSSSENELKYSDPRPWSSTDSDSSHRNLKPSMTKANSFSGISLLIRGDSTASSKSSGKLSKTSQPFVNPDGSPVIYNPTMTSQQGRGQQAMTLHPPPPPPPPPLPPPPQHQPANHLLAQSSAQPVQYATVSCPPLLPPAFTQQYTVQQDGLSAQFSQMNLIRQPSGDAPDPHTGLYPQSLVLQNPPPGGYMLPSAGQPMSSHTYPHHPPAVNQALLQPHGYIQQPMQQVSACYCAPGQYSHSSQHYRAVTPVHYSAPQSQTLPPQHTGFQTVMPSHPPSYQGMMGVQQTQNQSLVGSQANQIQSVMVQYPTMPPYQVSVQQGSQSVPQAAYQQQIVLQGQTNQTTAPSTSMQVYYSMMPPGQHSSISSTVGFLPPPGSEQMQFPRAPSPCGSQPITGQQCTAVPPPPPAGGVMMMQLSVPPSQQPRAPSPLHWKHNRYYKTSSDLLPQDTTQNNPQQLLSPSPSLAQSQSPASTHQAHMKGPRPGHAPFPIMPQLSRAYAPGQGDGRYPPLIGQPLQYNPPIRPPLMHGSHVVNHHHHHHLHHHQGPVAVRHGMRSRRPAKKSLSTDMSAGEMDTGRVLEVTDLPAGISRVEADSILAELSKVGALIKWLPKPPSPSQSEGADVTNSEPPKLPPHDLASTYTILALFPSKYMAQHALQKLSCSIAKFKLRTSKEHNEQHTLARSSSQ, from the exons CTCGGCCAATCAGCACAGACTAATAAACGGTCCAAG TCCAACGGCAAGTTAAAGTTAGTCCGCAGCTTGGCGGTGTGTGAGGAGCCGTCTCCGCCTCCACTTCGAGAACTGACGCACGAACag GAAAAGATTCATATCGAGCTCAGTCAGTCTTTCGAAAAAGACGAAACGTCCATCAAAAATGAGGACAGTGAGAAAATCTCAGAAAAGCCAGAGAAAACAGACCCACTGTCCAAGAAGACGCTCtcaagag aTCCCAGTCAGGACTACACCGACTCCACAGGAGTAAACCTCCACGAGTTTCTGGTCAACACGCTGAAGAACAACCCCCG AGACAGAATGATGCTGCTGAAACTCGAGCAAGAGATTCTGGACTTCATTAGTAACATCGA AAGTCAGAAGAGGAAGTTCCCCCCGATGACATCATACCACAGGATGCTGCTTCACAGGGTGGCGGCGTATTTCGGGCTGGACCATAATGTCGATCAGACCGGGAAATCAGTCATTATCAACAAAACCAGCAACACTAGAAT ACCAGATCAGAAGTTTTCTGAACACATAAAAGATGATAAAACAGATGATTTCCAAAAGCGGTACATCTTAAAGAGAGATAACTCCAGCCTGGACCAGGATGACGGCAGG ctgcGGATGCGTCTTAAGGATGACAGGAGGAGTAAATCGATAGAGGAGCGAGAGGAGGAGTACCAGCGCGCCAGAGACAGGATCTTCGCTCAAGAC GGACAAGAACATTTCCCGtttgataaaag GATTCAAGAGGACGTGAGTTACATTAACACTCAGGAAAGACGACAGATATTCAG atTGAGAGATGGGCATTCGGGAAACAGTCGTCAGAGCAGCTCCGAGAACGAGCTGAAGTATTCGGACCCTCGGCCCTGGAGCAGCACGGATTCAGACAGCTCCCACAGGAACCTGAAGCCCTCCATGACCAAAGCCAACAGCTTCAGCGGCATCAGCCTGCTGATCCGAGGAGACAGTACAGCCAGCAGCAAGAGCTCCGGGAAACTGTCCAAAACCA GTCAGCCTTTTGTTAACCCCGATGGCAGTCCAGTGATCTACAACCCCACTATGACATCACAACAGGGGCGGGGCCAGCAGGCCATGACTCTACACCCTCCCCCACCGCCCCCTCCTCCGCCTCTGCCTCCTCCCCCTCAACATCAGCCAGCCAATCACCTTCTAGCACAG TCGTCTGCTCAGCCTGTGCAGTATGCTACGGTCTCTTGTCCTCCTCTTCTGCCTCCTGCTTTCACTCAACAGTACACTGTG CAGCAGGACGGTTTAAGTGCCCAGTTCAGTCAGATGAACCTCATCCGGCAGCCTTCGGGTGACGCCCCGGACCCTCACACGGGCCTCTACCCACAATCCCTGGTGCTCCAGAACCCTCCTCCCGGCGGCTACATGCTTCCATCGGCGGGACAGCCCATGAGCAGCCACACCTACCCCCATCATCCCCCAGCCGTCAATCAAGCGCTCCTCCAGCCGCACGGATACATCCAGCAGCCCATgcagcag gtgtCGGCGTGTTACTGCGCTCCGGGACAGTATTCACACTCCAGCCAACACTACAGAGCGGTGACGCCGGTACACTACAGCGCCCCCCAGAGTCAGACACTGCCGCCGCAGCAcacag GTTTCCAGACGGTCATGCCCTCTCATCCGCCCAGCTACCAGGGCATGATGGGAGTCCAGCAGACTCAGAACCAATCGCTGGTCGGCTCTCAGGCCAATCAGATTCAGAGCGTGATGGTGCAGTATCCCACAATGCCTCCGTATCAG gtgTCTGTGCAGCAGGGCTCTCAGAGCGTTCCTCAGGCAGCCTATCAGCAACAGATCGTGCTGCAGGGACAGACCAATCAGACAACAGCGCCCTCCACCAGCATGCAGGTGTATTACAGCATGATGCCGCCAGGGCAACACTCTAGCATCAG ctcCACCGTTGGTTTCCTCCCTCCGCCGGGTTCAGAGCAGATGCAGTTTCCCCGAGCACCCTCCCCCTGTggctctcagccaatcacaggcCAGCAGTGCACAG CTGTTCCTCCGCCTCCCCCTGCTGGTGGCGTAATGATGATGCAGTTGAGTGTTCCTCCCAGCCAGCAGCCAAGAGCCCCGTCCCCACTGCACTGGAAACACAACCGCTACTACAAAACCAGCAGCGACCTGCTGCCGCAGGACACCACACAG AATAATCCACAGCAGCTGCTAAGCCCCTCCCCCTCTCTGGCTCAATCTCAATCGCCAGCTTCCACCCATCAGGCCCATATGAAGGGGCCTCGTCCGGGCCACGCCCCTTTTCCCATCATGCCTCAGTTGTCCCGCGCATACGCTCCAGGCCAAG GTGATGGCAGGTATCCTCCTCTGATTGGGCAGCCCCTTCAGTATAACCCCCCCATCAGACCCCCACTAATGCACGGCTCTCATGTGGTcaaccaccaccatcatcatcatcttcatcaccaccag GGTCCTGTGGCTGTCCGGCACGGCATGCGCAGTCGAAGACCCGCAAAGAAATCACTGTCTACTGACATGAGTGCAGGAGAAATGG ACACCGGGCGTGTTTTGGAGGTGACCGATCTTCCGGCTGGCATCAGTCGAGTGGAAGCGGACTCTATTCTGGCAGAACTGAGTAAAGTTGGTGCTCTCATAAAGTGGCTGCCCAAACCTCCGTCCCCCAGCCAATCAGAGGGAGCGGACGTTACGAACTCTGAGCCTCCCAAACTGCCCCCTCACGACCTGGCGTCCACGTACACCATCCTGGCCTTGTTCCCGTCGAAATACATGGCACAGCACGCGCTTCAGAAACTCAGCTGCTCCATCGCCAAATTCAAACTGAGAACTAGCAAGGAACATAACGAACAGCACACGCTCGCCAGATCCAGCTCTCAGTGA
- the LOC113040192 gene encoding R3H domain-containing protein 2-like isoform X6 has product MSESSLDTRSCDVMKVLESDAPHMAEPIASLNDLQHGPQNNGTHTQECVTDQSSSHQTQLGQSAQTNKRSKSNGKLKLVRSLAVCEEPSPPPLRELTHEQEKIHIELSQSFEKDETSIKNEDSEKISEKPEKTDPLSKKTLSRDPSQDYTDSTGVNLHEFLVNTLKNNPRDRMMLLKLEQEILDFISNIESQKRKFPPMTSYHRMLLHRVAAYFGLDHNVDQTGKSVIINKTSNTRIPDQKFSEHIKDDKTDDFQKRYILKRDNSSLDQDDGRLRMRLKDDRRSKSIEEREEEYQRARDRIFAQDGQEHFPFDKRIQEDVSYINTQERRQIFRLRDGHSGNSRQSSSENELKYSDPRPWSSTDSDSSHRNLKPSMTKANSFSGISLLIRGDSTASSKSSGKLSKTSQPFVNPDGSPVIYNPTMTSQQGRGQQAMTLHPPPPPPPPPLPPPPQHQPANHLLAQQDGLSAQFSQMNLIRQPSGDAPDPHTGLYPQSLVLQNPPPGGYMLPSAGQPMSSHTYPHHPPAVNQALLQPHGYIQQPMQQVSACYCAPGQYSHSSQHYRAVTPVHYSAPQSQTLPPQHTGFQTVMPSHPPSYQGMMGVQQTQNQSLVGSQANQIQSVMVQYPTMPPYQVSVQQGSQSVPQAAYQQQIVLQGQTNQTTAPSTSMQVYYSMMPPGQHSSISSTVGFLPPPGSEQMQFPRAPSPCGSQPITGQQCTAVPPPPPAGGVMMMQLSVPPSQQPRAPSPLHWKHNRYYKTSSDLLPQDTTQNNPQQLLSPSPSLAQSQSPASTHQAHMKGPRPGHAPFPIMPQLSRAYAPGQGDGRYPPLIGQPLQYNPPIRPPLMHGSHVVNHHHHHHLHHHQGPVAVRHGMRSRRPAKKSLSTDMSAGEMDTGRVLEVTDLPAGISRVEADSILAELSKVGALIKWLPKPPSPSQSEGADVTNSEPPKLPPHDLASTYTILALFPSKYMAQHALQKLSCSIAKFKLRTSKEHNEQHTLARSSSQ; this is encoded by the exons CTCGGCCAATCAGCACAGACTAATAAACGGTCCAAG TCCAACGGCAAGTTAAAGTTAGTCCGCAGCTTGGCGGTGTGTGAGGAGCCGTCTCCGCCTCCACTTCGAGAACTGACGCACGAACag GAAAAGATTCATATCGAGCTCAGTCAGTCTTTCGAAAAAGACGAAACGTCCATCAAAAATGAGGACAGTGAGAAAATCTCAGAAAAGCCAGAGAAAACAGACCCACTGTCCAAGAAGACGCTCtcaagag aTCCCAGTCAGGACTACACCGACTCCACAGGAGTAAACCTCCACGAGTTTCTGGTCAACACGCTGAAGAACAACCCCCG AGACAGAATGATGCTGCTGAAACTCGAGCAAGAGATTCTGGACTTCATTAGTAACATCGA AAGTCAGAAGAGGAAGTTCCCCCCGATGACATCATACCACAGGATGCTGCTTCACAGGGTGGCGGCGTATTTCGGGCTGGACCATAATGTCGATCAGACCGGGAAATCAGTCATTATCAACAAAACCAGCAACACTAGAAT ACCAGATCAGAAGTTTTCTGAACACATAAAAGATGATAAAACAGATGATTTCCAAAAGCGGTACATCTTAAAGAGAGATAACTCCAGCCTGGACCAGGATGACGGCAGG ctgcGGATGCGTCTTAAGGATGACAGGAGGAGTAAATCGATAGAGGAGCGAGAGGAGGAGTACCAGCGCGCCAGAGACAGGATCTTCGCTCAAGAC GGACAAGAACATTTCCCGtttgataaaag GATTCAAGAGGACGTGAGTTACATTAACACTCAGGAAAGACGACAGATATTCAG atTGAGAGATGGGCATTCGGGAAACAGTCGTCAGAGCAGCTCCGAGAACGAGCTGAAGTATTCGGACCCTCGGCCCTGGAGCAGCACGGATTCAGACAGCTCCCACAGGAACCTGAAGCCCTCCATGACCAAAGCCAACAGCTTCAGCGGCATCAGCCTGCTGATCCGAGGAGACAGTACAGCCAGCAGCAAGAGCTCCGGGAAACTGTCCAAAACCA GTCAGCCTTTTGTTAACCCCGATGGCAGTCCAGTGATCTACAACCCCACTATGACATCACAACAGGGGCGGGGCCAGCAGGCCATGACTCTACACCCTCCCCCACCGCCCCCTCCTCCGCCTCTGCCTCCTCCCCCTCAACATCAGCCAGCCAATCACCTTCTAGCACAG CAGGACGGTTTAAGTGCCCAGTTCAGTCAGATGAACCTCATCCGGCAGCCTTCGGGTGACGCCCCGGACCCTCACACGGGCCTCTACCCACAATCCCTGGTGCTCCAGAACCCTCCTCCCGGCGGCTACATGCTTCCATCGGCGGGACAGCCCATGAGCAGCCACACCTACCCCCATCATCCCCCAGCCGTCAATCAAGCGCTCCTCCAGCCGCACGGATACATCCAGCAGCCCATgcagcag gtgtCGGCGTGTTACTGCGCTCCGGGACAGTATTCACACTCCAGCCAACACTACAGAGCGGTGACGCCGGTACACTACAGCGCCCCCCAGAGTCAGACACTGCCGCCGCAGCAcacag GTTTCCAGACGGTCATGCCCTCTCATCCGCCCAGCTACCAGGGCATGATGGGAGTCCAGCAGACTCAGAACCAATCGCTGGTCGGCTCTCAGGCCAATCAGATTCAGAGCGTGATGGTGCAGTATCCCACAATGCCTCCGTATCAG gtgTCTGTGCAGCAGGGCTCTCAGAGCGTTCCTCAGGCAGCCTATCAGCAACAGATCGTGCTGCAGGGACAGACCAATCAGACAACAGCGCCCTCCACCAGCATGCAGGTGTATTACAGCATGATGCCGCCAGGGCAACACTCTAGCATCAG ctcCACCGTTGGTTTCCTCCCTCCGCCGGGTTCAGAGCAGATGCAGTTTCCCCGAGCACCCTCCCCCTGTggctctcagccaatcacaggcCAGCAGTGCACAG CTGTTCCTCCGCCTCCCCCTGCTGGTGGCGTAATGATGATGCAGTTGAGTGTTCCTCCCAGCCAGCAGCCAAGAGCCCCGTCCCCACTGCACTGGAAACACAACCGCTACTACAAAACCAGCAGCGACCTGCTGCCGCAGGACACCACACAG AATAATCCACAGCAGCTGCTAAGCCCCTCCCCCTCTCTGGCTCAATCTCAATCGCCAGCTTCCACCCATCAGGCCCATATGAAGGGGCCTCGTCCGGGCCACGCCCCTTTTCCCATCATGCCTCAGTTGTCCCGCGCATACGCTCCAGGCCAAG GTGATGGCAGGTATCCTCCTCTGATTGGGCAGCCCCTTCAGTATAACCCCCCCATCAGACCCCCACTAATGCACGGCTCTCATGTGGTcaaccaccaccatcatcatcatcttcatcaccaccag GGTCCTGTGGCTGTCCGGCACGGCATGCGCAGTCGAAGACCCGCAAAGAAATCACTGTCTACTGACATGAGTGCAGGAGAAATGG ACACCGGGCGTGTTTTGGAGGTGACCGATCTTCCGGCTGGCATCAGTCGAGTGGAAGCGGACTCTATTCTGGCAGAACTGAGTAAAGTTGGTGCTCTCATAAAGTGGCTGCCCAAACCTCCGTCCCCCAGCCAATCAGAGGGAGCGGACGTTACGAACTCTGAGCCTCCCAAACTGCCCCCTCACGACCTGGCGTCCACGTACACCATCCTGGCCTTGTTCCCGTCGAAATACATGGCACAGCACGCGCTTCAGAAACTCAGCTGCTCCATCGCCAAATTCAAACTGAGAACTAGCAAGGAACATAACGAACAGCACACGCTCGCCAGATCCAGCTCTCAGTGA
- the LOC113040192 gene encoding R3H domain-containing protein 1-like isoform X2: protein MSESSLDTRSCDVMKVLESDAPHMAEPIASLNDLQHGPQNNGTHTQECVTDQSSSHQTQLGQSAQTNKRSKSNGKLKLVRSLAVCEEPSPPPLRELTHEQEKIHIELSQSFEKDETSIKNEDSEKISEKPEKTDPLSKKTLSRDPSQDYTDSTGVNLHEFLVNTLKNNPRDRMMLLKLEQEILDFISNIESQKRKFPPMTSYHRMLLHRVAAYFGLDHNVDQTGKSVIINKTSNTRIPDQKFSEHIKDDKTDDFQKRYILKRDNSSLDQDDGRLRMRLKDDRRSKSIEEREEEYQRARDRIFAQDGQEHFPFDKRIQEDVSYINTQERRQIFRLRDGHSGNSRQSSSENELKYSDPRPWSSTDSDSSHRNLKPSMTKANSFSGISLLIRGDSTASSKSSGKLSKTSSDSSSSVGSSSGSLPRPAQLPLPAPVLSQPGRGFTAAPLPAPASQSATTNTNINTNASFYIVPLDSSAIPPGSVLLNPQTGQPFVNPDGSPVIYNPTMTSQQGRGQQAMTLHPPPPPPPPPLPPPPQHQPANHLLAQQQDGLSAQFSQMNLIRQPSGDAPDPHTGLYPQSLVLQNPPPGGYMLPSAGQPMSSHTYPHHPPAVNQALLQPHGYIQQPMQQVSACYCAPGQYSHSSQHYRAVTPVHYSAPQSQTLPPQHTGFQTVMPSHPPSYQGMMGVQQTQNQSLVGSQANQIQSVMVQYPTMPPYQVSVQQGSQSVPQAAYQQQIVLQGQTNQTTAPSTSMQVYYSMMPPGQHSSISSTVGFLPPPGSEQMQFPRAPSPCGSQPITGQQCTAVPPPPPAGGVMMMQLSVPPSQQPRAPSPLHWKHNRYYKTSSDLLPQDTTQNNPQQLLSPSPSLAQSQSPASTHQAHMKGPRPGHAPFPIMPQLSRAYAPGQGDGRYPPLIGQPLQYNPPIRPPLMHGSHVVNHHHHHHLHHHQGPVAVRHGMRSRRPAKKSLSTDMSAGEMDTGRVLEVTDLPAGISRVEADSILAELSKVGALIKWLPKPPSPSQSEGADVTNSEPPKLPPHDLASTYTILALFPSKYMAQHALQKLSCSIAKFKLRTSKEHNEQHTLARSSSQ from the exons CTCGGCCAATCAGCACAGACTAATAAACGGTCCAAG TCCAACGGCAAGTTAAAGTTAGTCCGCAGCTTGGCGGTGTGTGAGGAGCCGTCTCCGCCTCCACTTCGAGAACTGACGCACGAACag GAAAAGATTCATATCGAGCTCAGTCAGTCTTTCGAAAAAGACGAAACGTCCATCAAAAATGAGGACAGTGAGAAAATCTCAGAAAAGCCAGAGAAAACAGACCCACTGTCCAAGAAGACGCTCtcaagag aTCCCAGTCAGGACTACACCGACTCCACAGGAGTAAACCTCCACGAGTTTCTGGTCAACACGCTGAAGAACAACCCCCG AGACAGAATGATGCTGCTGAAACTCGAGCAAGAGATTCTGGACTTCATTAGTAACATCGA AAGTCAGAAGAGGAAGTTCCCCCCGATGACATCATACCACAGGATGCTGCTTCACAGGGTGGCGGCGTATTTCGGGCTGGACCATAATGTCGATCAGACCGGGAAATCAGTCATTATCAACAAAACCAGCAACACTAGAAT ACCAGATCAGAAGTTTTCTGAACACATAAAAGATGATAAAACAGATGATTTCCAAAAGCGGTACATCTTAAAGAGAGATAACTCCAGCCTGGACCAGGATGACGGCAGG ctgcGGATGCGTCTTAAGGATGACAGGAGGAGTAAATCGATAGAGGAGCGAGAGGAGGAGTACCAGCGCGCCAGAGACAGGATCTTCGCTCAAGAC GGACAAGAACATTTCCCGtttgataaaag GATTCAAGAGGACGTGAGTTACATTAACACTCAGGAAAGACGACAGATATTCAG atTGAGAGATGGGCATTCGGGAAACAGTCGTCAGAGCAGCTCCGAGAACGAGCTGAAGTATTCGGACCCTCGGCCCTGGAGCAGCACGGATTCAGACAGCTCCCACAGGAACCTGAAGCCCTCCATGACCAAAGCCAACAGCTTCAGCGGCATCAGCCTGCTGATCCGAGGAGACAGTACAGCCAGCAGCAAGAGCTCCGGGAAACTGTCCAAAACCA GTTCAGACTCTTCTAGTAGCGTAGGTTCCTCTTCCGGGTCACTCCCTCGACCGGCTCAGCTGCCGCTCCCCGCCCCCGTTCTGTCCCAGCCTGGTCGGGGCTTTACTGCGGCCCCTCTACCGGCCCCGGCGTCTCAGAGTGCCACTACTAACACTAACATTAACACTAACGCTAGCTTCTACATCGTTCCTCTGGACAGCAGCGCCATCCCGCCGGGCAGCGTGCTGCTCAATCCACAGACAG GTCAGCCTTTTGTTAACCCCGATGGCAGTCCAGTGATCTACAACCCCACTATGACATCACAACAGGGGCGGGGCCAGCAGGCCATGACTCTACACCCTCCCCCACCGCCCCCTCCTCCGCCTCTGCCTCCTCCCCCTCAACATCAGCCAGCCAATCACCTTCTAGCACAG CAGCAGGACGGTTTAAGTGCCCAGTTCAGTCAGATGAACCTCATCCGGCAGCCTTCGGGTGACGCCCCGGACCCTCACACGGGCCTCTACCCACAATCCCTGGTGCTCCAGAACCCTCCTCCCGGCGGCTACATGCTTCCATCGGCGGGACAGCCCATGAGCAGCCACACCTACCCCCATCATCCCCCAGCCGTCAATCAAGCGCTCCTCCAGCCGCACGGATACATCCAGCAGCCCATgcagcag gtgtCGGCGTGTTACTGCGCTCCGGGACAGTATTCACACTCCAGCCAACACTACAGAGCGGTGACGCCGGTACACTACAGCGCCCCCCAGAGTCAGACACTGCCGCCGCAGCAcacag GTTTCCAGACGGTCATGCCCTCTCATCCGCCCAGCTACCAGGGCATGATGGGAGTCCAGCAGACTCAGAACCAATCGCTGGTCGGCTCTCAGGCCAATCAGATTCAGAGCGTGATGGTGCAGTATCCCACAATGCCTCCGTATCAG gtgTCTGTGCAGCAGGGCTCTCAGAGCGTTCCTCAGGCAGCCTATCAGCAACAGATCGTGCTGCAGGGACAGACCAATCAGACAACAGCGCCCTCCACCAGCATGCAGGTGTATTACAGCATGATGCCGCCAGGGCAACACTCTAGCATCAG ctcCACCGTTGGTTTCCTCCCTCCGCCGGGTTCAGAGCAGATGCAGTTTCCCCGAGCACCCTCCCCCTGTggctctcagccaatcacaggcCAGCAGTGCACAG CTGTTCCTCCGCCTCCCCCTGCTGGTGGCGTAATGATGATGCAGTTGAGTGTTCCTCCCAGCCAGCAGCCAAGAGCCCCGTCCCCACTGCACTGGAAACACAACCGCTACTACAAAACCAGCAGCGACCTGCTGCCGCAGGACACCACACAG AATAATCCACAGCAGCTGCTAAGCCCCTCCCCCTCTCTGGCTCAATCTCAATCGCCAGCTTCCACCCATCAGGCCCATATGAAGGGGCCTCGTCCGGGCCACGCCCCTTTTCCCATCATGCCTCAGTTGTCCCGCGCATACGCTCCAGGCCAAG GTGATGGCAGGTATCCTCCTCTGATTGGGCAGCCCCTTCAGTATAACCCCCCCATCAGACCCCCACTAATGCACGGCTCTCATGTGGTcaaccaccaccatcatcatcatcttcatcaccaccag GGTCCTGTGGCTGTCCGGCACGGCATGCGCAGTCGAAGACCCGCAAAGAAATCACTGTCTACTGACATGAGTGCAGGAGAAATGG ACACCGGGCGTGTTTTGGAGGTGACCGATCTTCCGGCTGGCATCAGTCGAGTGGAAGCGGACTCTATTCTGGCAGAACTGAGTAAAGTTGGTGCTCTCATAAAGTGGCTGCCCAAACCTCCGTCCCCCAGCCAATCAGAGGGAGCGGACGTTACGAACTCTGAGCCTCCCAAACTGCCCCCTCACGACCTGGCGTCCACGTACACCATCCTGGCCTTGTTCCCGTCGAAATACATGGCACAGCACGCGCTTCAGAAACTCAGCTGCTCCATCGCCAAATTCAAACTGAGAACTAGCAAGGAACATAACGAACAGCACACGCTCGCCAGATCCAGCTCTCAGTGA